TGGTGCCGCCGCACCGCTGCGGGAAAAGTACCCGAACCATACACTCCGCCCGGAGGATGTGCTGCGGGAGTTCTTGAAGCAGAACTGAATTTTGCACGCATGTGTGCAAAATTCAAAATGATACGATATAAGGAAATATTTTGACATGACGAAAGTGCTTTTCATCTGCCATGGCAACATTTGCCGCAGCCCAATGGCCGAGTTTGTGATGAAAGATCTGGTGGACAAAGCCGGACTTTCCGACCAGTTTGAAATCGCATCCGCCGCCACCAGCACCGAGGAGATCGGCAACCCGGTCTATCCGCCCGCCCGGCGGAAGCTGGCCGAGCACGGCATCTCCTGCGAGGGTAAAACCGCCCGGCAGATGACCCGGCGTGATTACGAAACCTACGATTATCTGATCGCCATGGATTACAACAACCTGCGCAATATGGCGCGCTTTGTGGGCGGCGACCCGGAGCATAAAGTGTCTCTGCTGATGGATCATACCCGTCGCCCCGGCGATGTGGCCGACCCGTGGTATACCGGGGATTTTGAGGCTACCTGGCAGGATGTGCTGGAAGGCTGCACGGCTCTGCTGGAAGAACTGCGCTGACAGGAGAATTTTATGACAGAGCGTTATTGTGAAGGTGAACGGTTTGCTGACCTGTCGTTCACCGAGGAGACTTTTGAGGACTGCGACTTTACCGACTGCGTGTTTGTGGATTGCTCCTTTACCAAATGCGAACTGGATCATACCACGCTGAACGAGTGCAAATTCGTGCGGTGTGAGATCACAGGTCTGCGCAGCACCCATTCTTCGGTGCAGTCGCTGGATTTTGAGGACTGCCGTTTGCAGGAAATCGAGTGGGCACCGCTGATGTCCAACGGTGCCTTCCCGGACCCTATCCACACGCTGAAAGAGTGCAGTCTGAAATATAACACCTTCACCGAAATGAACTTTAACCGCTTCGACTTTTCGGACGGCAACGAAATTGTCGGCTCCATGTTTGCCAAATGCGAGATGCAGCTGGCGAATTTCAAGGGTGTAGAACTTCACGAAACGGAGTTCTACCAGTGTGATCTGCGCAAGGCGGATTTCCGGGATGCTACAGGCTATAAAGTGGACATTCTGGGCAGCCGCCTGAAGGATGCGAAATTTTCGCTGCCGGAAGCGGTGAATCTGTTGGCAGATTTGAAGATCAAGCTGTCGTAAGAAGGAGAGAAAATGCGTCAACTCATCATTGCCCGAAAAGACCTGCAGATGTCTCCCGGTAAGCTGGCGGCGCAGTGCTGCCACGCTTCGCTGGCATTCCTCACCGACCCCATCGGCATGGGACAGGGCGTGGAACCCATCGAGAAAGACGGAGAAATTACCGGCTATCGGGCAGAAATCATGTTGGAGAAAGCAACCTATGAAGAATGGTTCGATGGCTCTTTTACCAAAACTATCTGCGGGGCAAAGAGCCGCAATCAGCTGCTGAAAGCAAAAACCATTGCCGAAGAACTGGGGCTTGTGGAAAACAAAGACTTCTTCCTTATCCGGGATGCCTGCCACACCGAGCTGGAACCGGAAGAATTTGATGAAAACGGAGAAGGCATGACCCTGACCTGCATCGGCTTCCGCCCGCTGCCGGATGAAATTGCACACCAGATCAGTTATAAATTTCATTTGTATTGATTCCTGATTTACGGAATACGAAAGAAAGTCCCGGCCATTCTCCTGTGATTTGCAGGAAAATGGCCGGGATAGTTTGCTTTTTATTGAAGATTCATCCATGCCGCCGGCTCGTCCGCCGTCTGCTGTTGTTGTTCCTCGGCAGAGATGGTGGGTGTGCCATCGCCCTTCTGCGCACCGTAACTGCCGAACCCGGCGTGACAGCCGCCGTCAATGACCGTTTCG
Above is a genomic segment from Faecalibacterium taiwanense containing:
- a CDS encoding pentapeptide repeat-containing protein yields the protein MTERYCEGERFADLSFTEETFEDCDFTDCVFVDCSFTKCELDHTTLNECKFVRCEITGLRSTHSSVQSLDFEDCRLQEIEWAPLMSNGAFPDPIHTLKECSLKYNTFTEMNFNRFDFSDGNEIVGSMFAKCEMQLANFKGVELHETEFYQCDLRKADFRDATGYKVDILGSRLKDAKFSLPEAVNLLADLKIKLS
- a CDS encoding low molecular weight protein-tyrosine-phosphatase, with product MTKVLFICHGNICRSPMAEFVMKDLVDKAGLSDQFEIASAATSTEEIGNPVYPPARRKLAEHGISCEGKTARQMTRRDYETYDYLIAMDYNNLRNMARFVGGDPEHKVSLLMDHTRRPGDVADPWYTGDFEATWQDVLEGCTALLEELR
- a CDS encoding aminoacyl-tRNA hydrolase, encoding MRQLIIARKDLQMSPGKLAAQCCHASLAFLTDPIGMGQGVEPIEKDGEITGYRAEIMLEKATYEEWFDGSFTKTICGAKSRNQLLKAKTIAEELGLVENKDFFLIRDACHTELEPEEFDENGEGMTLTCIGFRPLPDEIAHQISYKFHLY